Genomic window (Argonema galeatum A003/A1):
CTGACACTTGCAAACGTAAGGGAAGCTGAGCGGCTTGTTCTAACAATAGCCGGTTGAGCTGAGTGGCTAGAGCCTCCAACTCCACCTCGCCGCTACGCATTTGCTCACCAATCTCTTGCAGTCGCTGGGCTACAGGGTCTGTTGCTGCTCCAGTCCAATCAATCCAGCACTCTCCCAGATCCTTTAAAGACACATTTTCTTGTAACTCTGCTGCATCGGCATACAATTCCAACAGCCATACCCGCCAACCTTGAACTCGGACATTTTCTGGCACCAGCAGCGTCGAAGCTACCCCCAGTTCCGATAAAGGTGTCCACAATTCGAGCATTTGCCACAGCCAATATACCTGTCGCACCGGCGTAGCCTGATGCCAAGCCTCTACAATGGAGGGATAAAGGTTTCCTTCCTCGTCTATCGGCACATTTTCTAGAAGCATTACCTCAGCTGTTTCTGGTTCCTCGTCCAGCAGAGCCAAACCGTAGACTTCGGGTATATGGAGACGCAAAGGGAATAGGCGTAGGTAAGGGATAACCTGGTCAGGTAATTCGTGGGGAACATGAGGCGGCAGTTCCGGTTGTGTATCCAGCCAAATTTGGGGTGCAACAACCTGATATCTGCCTTCAACTAGCTCTCCCGCTGGGATCTGCGCTGATGCTGGGTCAGCAGCCCAAAGGTAGCGATTAATTGGCGGTTCGGAACTGCTCATAATCGGCAAAATTTATAAAAAAAATCTTAAATCGAAGTGGGAATCGAAGAAATTGCACTCACAACCAAGGAAATTCAGGTATTAAGTGTTGTAGTGAACGCAATATAGAACACCCTCTCCATCGTACCTGGCTAGGGTGAGGTAGTTCATCTTATCTTGTGTCAATCTAGTGACCGGAACATCCATTATGTTATTAAGTCTTAGGATAATCTGGTTTTTGGCAGGGGCGGCTGGTAAAGTTTCTACCGCACCAACCCTCTTGGGAATTAGCCCCACCGTGTTCTGGTTGGTGGTAGGGGCGGTGCTTTGCTCGGTGGAGCTAGTTTTACCGACGGCTTTTACGGCATTCACGATGGGACTGAGCGCTCTGATGGTAGGTTTGCTTTCTACTGTAGTGCGAAGTCCTCAATGGCAGGTGTTTCTTTGGCTCTTACTTTCCACAGCTTTGATTTTCTTATCCCGTCGCTTGCTGCCCAAGCGTAAGGTATTCTCTATTCAGGATGCCACCGAGGCGCAGACGATTACCGAGATTCTGCCGGGAGAGACGGGACGGGTACTGTACGAAGGGAATTCTTGGCGGGCGCGTTGTGAGGATGAAAAACTCGCTTTAGCCCAGAACCAGAAAGTTTACGTGGTGGGACGACAAGGTATCACGCTGATTGTGATGCCAGAAAACCTTTCAGATTAGTTAAATTTAACCCCCAATAAGAGAAAAATTGCGAGTTTCAATATGGAACAATTATTTCTGTTAGTTTTTTTAGCCCTTGGTGGTTCTGCTATTGCCGGATCGGTTAAAATTATCAATCAAGGCAATGAAGCTTTGGTGGAAAGTTTGGGCAAATATAACGGTAGGAAACTGGAGCCCGGTCTTAATTTCGTTACTCCGTTTATCGATCGCATCGCCTATCAAGAAACCATTCGCGAAAAAGTTTTAGACATTCCCCCTCAACCCAGTATCACCCGCGACAACGTATCTATCACGGTTGATGCGGTGGTTTACTGGCGCATCATGGATATGGCAAAAGCTTATTACAAAGTCCAAAATCTCCAGTCGGCGATGGTAAACTTGGTGCTGACTCAGATTCGCTCTGAAATCGGCAAACTTGAGTTAGATGAAACTTTTACCGCTCG
Coding sequences:
- a CDS encoding NfeD family protein — translated: MGISPTVFWLVVGAVLCSVELVLPTAFTAFTMGLSALMVGLLSTVVRSPQWQVFLWLLLSTALIFLSRRLLPKRKVFSIQDATEAQTITEILPGETGRVLYEGNSWRARCEDEKLALAQNQKVYVVGRQGITLIVMPENLSD